From the genome of Hathewaya histolytica, one region includes:
- a CDS encoding putative ABC exporter domain-containing protein, giving the protein MVIRDLKTLVRIQFLQFRAYKRYALSNPLVCIKAFFKAIWTMLFSILYFGIIFFSKKSINLSKIFSYAVIDYIIMGILIIIFLSNLLKKDNEYSSFSFNTHDVHYLFSSPISERAIFIFTLIKSSIRLFISYVLIGLFLILKFKIGFYKVLLGGLGFILIYLFIKGFNFLIFSLRSRVKCRKELRISTSIFLLISLGCGLYSLIYSKLEFRAIGFWQLKNFIIYPFKSRIGVLDFILMIALVIIIMYLSVYYAVDYYEEIAEKIEFIEEMKEDRKDTDINTYIIEERVKEDTKIESYKDNILTRINGAGAFLYKSYIFNTRNNTNKKYIIMGGIAFVVGIILTIYNNYFNADLVNKLKGFLITFCILNINLSQSFSDNLKYEMGKMYFTMVPDKIYRKINYIVIYNYILKSAVTIVLFIPIFFMKGINRIELLTGLICLLLINFISISVNNIFILATPLDINISESILAGISCAIMAMITILPLSIIYYLFKETNTAFGLSILVLIVINLFVVFISDKLFRRIER; this is encoded by the coding sequence TGGTTATAAGAGATTTAAAAACTTTAGTAAGAATACAATTTCTACAGTTTAGGGCTTATAAAAGATATGCACTTTCTAACCCCTTAGTTTGTATAAAAGCATTTTTTAAAGCAATTTGGACAATGTTATTTTCTATTCTGTATTTTGGTATAATATTTTTCAGTAAAAAATCCATAAATCTTTCAAAGATTTTTAGTTATGCTGTAATAGATTATATTATAATGGGAATTTTAATAATAATATTTTTATCTAACTTACTAAAAAAAGATAATGAGTATTCTTCTTTTAGTTTTAATACCCACGATGTGCATTATTTGTTTTCAAGTCCTATTAGTGAAAGAGCCATATTTATATTTACACTTATAAAAAGTTCTATAAGGTTATTTATATCTTACGTTCTTATAGGATTATTCCTTATTTTAAAGTTTAAGATAGGATTTTATAAGGTTCTTTTAGGTGGACTTGGGTTTATTTTAATATATCTCTTTATTAAGGGTTTTAATTTTTTAATATTTTCTTTAAGGTCTAGGGTTAAATGCAGAAAAGAGCTTAGAATTAGTACTAGTATTTTTCTATTGATTTCTTTAGGATGTGGGTTATATAGCCTTATTTACAGTAAGTTGGAATTTAGGGCCATAGGGTTTTGGCAGTTAAAAAACTTCATAATCTATCCATTTAAATCTAGGATAGGTGTTTTGGATTTTATTCTTATGATTGCATTAGTTATAATAATTATGTATCTTTCAGTTTATTATGCTGTAGACTACTACGAAGAAATTGCAGAGAAAATAGAGTTTATTGAAGAAATGAAAGAAGATAGAAAAGATACAGATATTAACACTTATATAATTGAGGAGAGAGTGAAGGAAGATACAAAAATTGAAAGTTATAAAGACAATATACTAACTAGAATAAATGGAGCAGGGGCTTTTTTATACAAATCTTACATTTTCAATACAAGAAATAATACAAATAAAAAATATATTATAATGGGGGGAATAGCATTTGTAGTAGGTATAATATTAACTATATATAATAATTATTTTAATGCAGATTTAGTAAATAAGTTAAAAGGATTTTTAATAACATTTTGTATTTTGAATATAAATCTCTCACAAAGTTTTTCAGATAATTTAAAGTATGAGATGGGAAAAATGTATTTTACAATGGTACCGGATAAAATATATAGGAAGATTAATTATATAGTGATATATAATTATATTTTAAAATCAGCTGTGACCATAGTATTATTTATACCTATATTTTTCATGAAGGGTATTAATAGAATTGAACTTTTAACAGGGCTTATATGCCTTCTTTTAATTAATTTTATAAGTATATCTGTTAATAATATATTTATATTAGCTACACCTTTAGATATTAATATATCAGAAAGTATTTTAGCTGGAATATCCTGTGCTATAATGGCAATGATTACGATTCTCCCCTTAAGTATTATATATTATTTATTTAAAGAAACTAATACGGCATTTGGATTATCAATTTTAGTTTTAATTGTTATTAATTTATTTGTAGTGTTTATAAGTGATAAATTATTTAGGAGGATAGAGAGATAG